The Methanobacterium formicicum genome window below encodes:
- the rpsS gene encoding 30S ribosomal protein S19 → MARKVFKYRGYTLEELQQMPLDNVIQLFPARQRRSLKKGFLPRQKKVLEKIRKIKKEGDKGGRPKIIRTHCRDMIVLPEMVGMTFGIYNGKEFVDVQIQPEMIGCYFGEFAVTRQRVQHGDPGMGATRSSMFVPLK, encoded by the coding sequence TTGGCGAGGAAAGTATTCAAGTATCGCGGTTACACCCTGGAAGAACTGCAGCAGATGCCACTGGATAATGTAATCCAACTGTTCCCAGCAAGGCAACGCAGATCCCTCAAAAAGGGATTCTTACCCAGGCAAAAAAAAGTACTGGAAAAGATACGAAAGATTAAAAAAGAAGGAGATAAGGGTGGACGACCAAAAATAATCCGAACCCACTGCAGAGACATGATCGTGCTACCAGAAATGGTGGGCATGACCTTTGGAATCTACAATGGTAAGGAATTTGTGGACGTCCAGATACAGCCAGAAATGATCGGATGTTACTTCGGAGAATTCGCAGTAACCCGTCAACGAGTACAGCACGGAGACCCCGGTATGGGAGCTACCCGTTCATCCATGTTCGTGCCTCTGAAATAA
- a CDS encoding 30S ribosomal protein S14 → MIILPRKYGKASRKCRRCGDHSALVRRYGLMLCRQCFRELAPKIGFKKFN, encoded by the coding sequence GTGATAATTTTGCCCAGAAAATACGGAAAGGCATCCAGGAAATGTAGAAGATGCGGAGATCACTCTGCATTAGTTCGAAGATACGGACTCATGCTCTGCAGGCAATGTTTCCGGGAACTCGCCCCTAAAATAGGATTTAAGAAATTTAACTAG
- the secY gene encoding preprotein translocase subunit SecY, with protein MLKEALLPLFSYLPQVKSPTYRVGFKEKLKWTGVILILYFILSQIPLFGLSATSVDQFAQLRAVMAGSFGSILTLGIGPIVSASIILQLLVGGKILNLDLSQHEDKAFFQGLQKLLAVVFTLFEGGVLVLTGSLSASSPELVWLMILQIFIGGVLIIFLDEVVSKWGFGSGVGLFIAAGVSAQIITGSLNPLATSTSPGVPSGIIPQFIYLLTTSQPDFSLLIPIISLVAVFLVVVYAESMRVEIPLSFGGVKGARGKYPLKFIYASNMPVILTSALLLNVQLFAAVFQKIGFPILGNVSNGQAVSGIAYYLTTPSLSTVFTNPLGVLFYAVVFIGSCILFAWLWVELSGIGPKQVAKQLHGMGMQIPGFRSSRTQFERILKKYIPTITILGGAFVGLLAFGADLTGALGGGTGVLLTVGIVYKLYEEIAQEQLMDMHPMLRKFLGD; from the coding sequence TTGTTGAAGGAAGCTCTTCTGCCCCTATTCTCATACTTACCCCAGGTGAAATCACCAACATACCGGGTGGGCTTTAAGGAAAAATTAAAGTGGACTGGGGTAATTCTGATACTCTACTTTATATTAAGTCAGATACCACTATTCGGCCTTAGCGCAACATCTGTTGACCAGTTCGCCCAGTTAAGGGCGGTCATGGCCGGTAGTTTCGGTTCCATCTTAACCCTGGGTATTGGACCCATAGTGTCAGCGTCCATTATACTCCAGCTCCTGGTGGGAGGTAAGATCCTCAACCTGGATCTTTCCCAGCACGAAGACAAGGCTTTCTTCCAAGGATTACAGAAACTCCTGGCAGTGGTATTCACCCTCTTTGAGGGTGGGGTACTGGTCCTCACTGGATCACTATCAGCATCATCTCCTGAATTAGTATGGTTGATGATACTGCAGATCTTCATTGGCGGAGTACTGATCATCTTCCTGGATGAAGTGGTCTCCAAATGGGGATTTGGAAGTGGAGTAGGATTGTTCATTGCCGCTGGAGTATCAGCTCAGATAATCACCGGGTCACTGAACCCCCTGGCCACATCAACTTCACCAGGAGTTCCCTCGGGAATAATACCCCAATTCATATACCTGTTAACCACCAGCCAACCTGACTTCAGCTTACTGATACCAATCATTTCCCTGGTAGCGGTGTTCCTGGTGGTAGTATATGCCGAGAGCATGCGCGTGGAAATACCATTATCCTTTGGAGGGGTAAAGGGGGCCCGGGGTAAATATCCCCTGAAATTCATATATGCCAGTAACATGCCGGTTATATTAACCAGTGCATTACTCTTAAATGTGCAGCTATTTGCTGCTGTATTCCAGAAAATAGGATTCCCCATACTGGGAAATGTTTCCAATGGACAGGCTGTAAGTGGAATAGCATACTACTTAACCACACCCAGCTTATCCACTGTATTCACCAATCCCCTGGGGGTGTTGTTCTACGCCGTGGTATTCATAGGATCCTGTATCCTCTTTGCCTGGCTATGGGTGGAACTTTCCGGGATCGGACCGAAGCAGGTGGCCAAACAGTTACATGGAATGGGAATGCAAATACCTGGATTCAGGAGCAGCCGCACCCAGTTTGAGAGAATACTCAAAAAATACATCCCCACCATCACCATACTAGGAGGAGCTTTCGTGGGTCTTTTAGCCTTCGGAGCGGATCTTACCGGTGCACTGGGAGGAGGTACTGGTGTTCTCTTAACTGTGGGTATTGTGTACAAACTCTATGAGGAAATTGCCCAGGAGCAGCTCATGGACATGCACCCAATGCTCAGGAAATTCTTAGGTGATTAA
- a CDS encoding 30S ribosomal protein S8 produces MTLMDPLANALTNMRNNEMQGNNKCTISPASKMIGQVLRTMQKEGYIGEFEYVDDDKAGMFTVELEGNINKCGVIKPRHAVKKDEFEKFEKRYLPSKNFGIMIVTTPEGIMTHHEAKERGIGGRLLVYVY; encoded by the coding sequence ATGACTCTTATGGATCCTCTGGCCAACGCCCTGACCAACATGCGGAACAACGAGATGCAGGGAAACAACAAATGTACCATATCTCCTGCATCCAAAATGATCGGGCAGGTCCTGAGGACTATGCAAAAAGAAGGTTACATTGGTGAATTTGAATATGTTGACGATGATAAAGCAGGCATGTTCACCGTGGAACTAGAGGGAAATATAAACAAGTGCGGTGTGATAAAGCCCAGGCACGCCGTGAAAAAAGATGAATTCGAAAAATTCGAAAAACGATACTTACCATCCAAAAACTTCGGGATCATGATTGTAACAACCCCGGAAGGGATAATGACCCACCACGAAGCTAAAGAACGTGGTATTGGTGGTAGGTTACTGGTATACGTTTACTAA
- a CDS encoding uL15 family ribosomal protein produces MIRKTRKIRKLRGSRSIGGGCTKKRRGAGHRGGRGKAGGHKHMWTWVVKFDPDRYGKHGFKRPQKTINRFRTVNLDYLDDNAEKLVERELAQKEGDTIIIDVTQLGYDKVLGKGKLSRSLTIKAPHFSASAARKIEDNGGEAISL; encoded by the coding sequence ATGATAAGAAAAACCCGCAAAATAAGGAAACTGCGAGGATCCCGTTCAATAGGTGGTGGCTGTACCAAAAAAAGGAGAGGTGCTGGTCACCGTGGTGGAAGAGGAAAAGCAGGAGGCCACAAACATATGTGGACCTGGGTAGTTAAATTCGACCCAGACCGATATGGTAAACACGGTTTCAAAAGACCGCAAAAAACCATTAACCGATTCCGCACCGTGAACCTGGATTATCTGGATGATAATGCCGAAAAACTGGTTGAAAGGGAACTGGCCCAGAAGGAAGGGGACACCATCATCATCGATGTCACCCAGTTAGGTTACGATAAAGTACTGGGCAAAGGAAAACTATCCCGATCTCTAACCATTAAAGCACCACACTTCTCAGCAAGTGCCGCTCGAAAAATCGAAGACAATGGTGGAGAAGCAATCAGTTTATAA
- the rnp1 gene encoding ribonuclease P protein component 1: MITPHNIMRHELVGLEVEITHSLHGDLKGIHGRVVDETKNTITIEDGEGYEKIIPKGSATFEFTLPNGVTIELKGEIIVSRPEDRIKKRFRKYW, translated from the coding sequence ATGATCACTCCACACAACATAATGAGACATGAACTGGTGGGGCTGGAAGTAGAAATCACCCACAGTTTGCATGGAGATTTAAAGGGAATACACGGACGAGTGGTGGACGAAACCAAAAACACCATCACCATTGAAGATGGTGAAGGTTACGAAAAAATCATACCCAAAGGGAGTGCAACTTTCGAGTTTACACTTCCCAATGGAGTTACAATAGAACTTAAGGGTGAGATCATAGTTTCTCGCCCTGAAGATAGGATAAAAAAGAGATTTAGGAAATATTGGTGA
- a CDS encoding 30S ribosomal protein S4e produces the protein MAIMGSRKHLKRFKSPEHWPIHPKEFTWTVKPSPGPHAIEGSLPLLVIVRDILQIADNAREARIIINNGEVLVDGRVRKDYKFPVGFMDVIQLPKAGKAYRVLPDEQGRLVLHPIEEGNTEFKLCRVQDKVTIKGGKTQLNFHDGRNCLTDGDYKTGDVIVLNIPDQEIKDSIKFEDGTIGLITGGKHIGEKGTVKQINITRSSMPNTVVIETDGNSFQTLKDYVFVLGKDKPMISLPGGN, from the coding sequence ATGGCCATAATGGGATCAAGAAAACATTTAAAACGGTTCAAATCACCCGAACACTGGCCCATCCACCCTAAAGAATTTACGTGGACGGTGAAACCCAGTCCAGGGCCTCACGCCATAGAAGGATCATTACCACTCCTAGTCATAGTTCGTGATATACTCCAGATTGCCGACAACGCCCGTGAAGCCAGGATCATCATCAACAATGGTGAAGTACTGGTAGACGGCCGAGTTCGCAAGGATTATAAATTCCCAGTGGGATTCATGGACGTAATCCAATTACCAAAAGCTGGAAAAGCATACCGGGTACTACCGGATGAACAGGGCAGACTGGTGCTCCACCCCATAGAAGAGGGAAACACCGAATTCAAACTATGCCGTGTCCAGGACAAAGTAACCATCAAGGGAGGTAAAACACAGTTAAACTTCCACGACGGAAGAAACTGTCTCACTGATGGGGATTACAAGACTGGTGATGTTATAGTACTCAACATACCAGACCAAGAGATCAAAGACAGTATAAAATTCGAAGATGGAACTATCGGACTTATCACCGGTGGTAAACACATTGGAGAAAAGGGTACAGTTAAACAGATCAACATAACCCGCAGCTCCATGCCCAACACCGTGGTAATTGAAACCGATGGAAACTCATTCCAGACCCTGAAGGACTACGTTTTTGTACTGGGTAAAGACAAACCAATGATCTCACTACCCGGAGGAAACTAA
- the rpsE gene encoding 30S ribosomal protein S5, with translation MNDYNAEEWEPKTNLGRMVKDGQITSIDEIFDRGLPIMELEIVDSLLPDLEEEVMDVNLVQRMHKSGRKVNFRVIVAVGNKNGYVGLGQGKAKEVGPAIRKAVDNAKYNIIKVRRGCGDWGCVCGREHTVPFKVEGKKGSVRVTLIPAPGGVGLAIGNVGKTILGLAGIDDVWSQTRGQTQTTINFAGAVFDALKKLSMVKAPTKDLKKLGVCVE, from the coding sequence ATGAATGATTACAACGCCGAAGAATGGGAACCCAAAACCAATCTGGGTCGCATGGTGAAGGATGGTCAGATCACATCCATCGATGAGATCTTCGACCGAGGCCTGCCCATCATGGAACTGGAAATTGTGGATTCCCTACTCCCTGACCTCGAAGAAGAGGTCATGGATGTTAACTTGGTGCAGAGAATGCACAAATCAGGACGTAAAGTTAACTTCCGGGTTATAGTAGCCGTGGGAAACAAAAACGGTTACGTGGGATTGGGACAGGGTAAAGCCAAAGAAGTAGGCCCTGCCATTAGAAAAGCAGTAGATAACGCCAAATACAACATCATAAAAGTCCGCCGAGGATGCGGGGACTGGGGATGTGTCTGCGGACGAGAACACACCGTACCTTTCAAAGTAGAAGGTAAAAAAGGCAGTGTTCGGGTAACTCTCATACCTGCCCCCGGAGGAGTAGGCTTGGCCATAGGAAACGTGGGTAAAACCATCCTGGGACTGGCTGGTATCGATGATGTCTGGTCTCAGACCCGAGGACAAACCCAGACCACAATCAACTTTGCCGGTGCAGTGTTTGATGCACTTAAAAAGTTAAGCATGGTAAAAGCACCCACTAAGGACCTCAAAAAACTGGGCGTTTGTGTGGAGTAA
- a CDS encoding 30S ribosomal protein S17 → MVGIDVTEPKEKCDDPNCPFHGTLPVRGQILEGIVTSDKAERTITVERSFYKFIRKYERYEKRKSKINAHKPDCIQVNIGDAVKIAECRPLSKTKHFVVVEVKGDKK, encoded by the coding sequence ATGGTTGGTATTGATGTTACCGAACCCAAAGAAAAATGCGATGATCCTAACTGCCCCTTCCACGGGACCCTGCCAGTGCGGGGCCAAATCCTGGAAGGAATAGTCACAAGTGACAAGGCAGAACGGACCATAACCGTAGAAAGGAGTTTTTACAAGTTCATACGTAAATACGAACGATACGAAAAACGAAAATCAAAAATAAACGCCCATAAACCAGACTGCATTCAGGTAAACATTGGCGATGCAGTTAAAATTGCGGAGTGCCGACCCCTTTCCAAGACCAAGCACTTCGTAGTGGTGGAGGTTAAAGGGGATAAAAAATGA
- the rpmC gene encoding 50S ribosomal protein L29, which yields MVILRSKEIREMGMEELQKKLEELQAEHASNISKSAAAGIYENPGKIKELKRTIARVKTIINEKNKEN from the coding sequence ATGGTTATATTAAGGAGTAAAGAGATACGTGAAATGGGAATGGAAGAACTCCAGAAAAAACTGGAAGAACTCCAGGCAGAACATGCCAGTAACATTTCCAAGAGCGCTGCCGCTGGTATCTACGAAAACCCCGGCAAGATCAAGGAGCTCAAAAGAACCATAGCACGTGTCAAAACCATAATTAACGAAAAAAATAAGGAGAACTAA
- a CDS encoding 50S ribosomal protein L18 gives MAQGSRYKLAFKRRREGKTNYGARLKLIGLDKHRLVVRVTGNHTIAQIIDVQLEGDQTLVSAHSQELKNMGWLASGKNTSAAYLTGFLCGKKAVKEGITEAVLDMGLATSTKGSRVYAALKGALDAGLDLPHNDVILPGEDRITGEHIAQYAESLDKAEMEKKFSQYIQRGLSPQDLPDHFQSIKEKIEKEVS, from the coding sequence ATGGCACAAGGATCAAGATATAAATTAGCATTTAAACGTAGAAGAGAAGGAAAAACAAACTACGGGGCACGATTAAAATTAATCGGATTGGACAAACATCGTCTGGTAGTTCGAGTAACTGGTAATCACACCATAGCCCAGATAATTGATGTTCAGCTGGAAGGAGACCAGACCCTGGTTTCAGCCCACTCCCAGGAATTAAAAAACATGGGATGGTTAGCCAGTGGTAAAAACACCTCTGCAGCTTACCTCACCGGATTCCTGTGTGGTAAAAAAGCAGTCAAGGAAGGTATTACTGAAGCAGTACTGGACATGGGACTGGCAACTTCCACCAAGGGATCCCGGGTGTACGCCGCACTCAAGGGAGCACTGGATGCCGGTCTGGACTTACCTCACAACGATGTTATCCTACCTGGAGAAGACCGAATCACCGGAGAACACATAGCCCAGTACGCTGAATCATTAGATAAAGCAGAAATGGAGAAAAAGTTCTCCCAGTACATCCAGAGGGGACTATCCCCCCAGGATTTACCTGATCACTTTCAAAGTATCAAGGAAAAGATCGAAAAAGAGGTATCATAA
- a CDS encoding 50S ribosomal protein L32e — protein MRKPKFRRQEWHRYKKLGQKWRKTRGKTSKTRRYEGRKPAMPTIGYCSPKATKGLHPSGYQDVLVCNLKELEKLDPATQAGRISSTVGFKKREVMLQKAKELGIKVLN, from the coding sequence ATGAGGAAACCAAAATTCAGGAGACAGGAATGGCACCGGTACAAAAAGCTGGGCCAAAAATGGAGGAAAACCAGGGGTAAAACCAGTAAAACCAGAAGGTACGAAGGTCGAAAACCGGCCATGCCCACCATTGGTTACTGCTCACCCAAAGCCACCAAAGGACTACATCCATCAGGATACCAGGATGTCCTGGTGTGCAACCTTAAAGAACTGGAAAAACTGGATCCAGCCACCCAGGCCGGCAGAATCAGTTCTACCGTAGGATTTAAGAAAAGGGAAGTAATGCTCCAGAAAGCTAAGGAGCTAGGAATTAAAGTGTTAAACTAA
- a CDS encoding 50S ribosomal protein L5 yields the protein MNPMQQVRIAKATVNIGVGEAGERLARAEKLLESISNQKPVRTTSKVTNPEFGIRKGQPIACKVTLRGAQADETVKLILSGIDYKIKPRQFDSQGNLSFGIREHIDIPGMRYDPDIGIFGMNVNITFEKPGYRIKRRKIQRKHIPQKHQVTTEETMEYMKENFQIQLVSDKEE from the coding sequence ATGAACCCTATGCAACAGGTACGCATAGCCAAAGCTACAGTCAACATTGGTGTGGGAGAAGCTGGAGAAAGGCTGGCCAGAGCAGAAAAGCTCCTGGAAAGCATCAGCAACCAGAAACCAGTGCGAACTACATCCAAGGTGACTAACCCTGAGTTCGGAATTAGAAAGGGTCAACCCATAGCCTGCAAAGTAACCCTACGGGGAGCACAGGCTGATGAAACTGTGAAACTTATTCTTTCTGGAATTGACTACAAAATCAAACCACGACAGTTTGATAGTCAGGGAAACCTGTCCTTTGGAATTAGGGAACATATTGATATTCCTGGAATGCGCTACGACCCGGATATTGGAATATTCGGGATGAACGTTAACATTACCTTTGAAAAGCCTGGATACAGGATAAAAAGAAGGAAAATCCAACGGAAGCACATTCCTCAAAAGCACCAGGTCACCACCGAGGAGACCATGGAATACATGAAGGAAAATTTCCAGATACAATTGGTATCTGATAAAGAGGAATAG
- the yciH gene encoding stress response translation initiation inhibitor YciH, producing the protein MKVCDVCGLPEELCVCEEIAREIQSVKVFTVRRRFGKLMTIVEGIDEHDIDIKELTKELKNKCACGGTAKKGQIELQGDHKRRVKEVLAGMGFSSDDIQVR; encoded by the coding sequence ATGAAAGTCTGCGATGTTTGTGGTCTACCAGAGGAACTCTGCGTCTGTGAGGAAATAGCTCGTGAGATACAGAGTGTTAAAGTATTCACGGTGAGAAGAAGATTCGGAAAACTAATGACAATCGTGGAGGGAATTGATGAACACGATATTGACATTAAAGAACTCACCAAGGAACTGAAAAACAAATGTGCCTGCGGGGGAACGGCCAAAAAAGGCCAGATCGAACTGCAAGGAGACCATAAAAGGAGAGTCAAAGAAGTTCTAGCCGGAATGGGCTTTTCTTCAGATGACATCCAGGTTCGTTAG
- a CDS encoding 50S ribosomal protein L2, translating to MGKRLIIQRRGRGTPTYRSASHRFKGKIQYRSYDDIEKNGALNGVVVDILHDPGRTAPVAKVKFENGEQKLILAPESIAINDEIACGISAPIKPGNSLPLGEIPEGTPVYNLENNPGDGGRFVRSSGTYASLITHDVGKAIVELPSGELKAFNPQCRATIGVVAGGGRKEKPFLKAGNRHYAAKAKGKKSMGVRGVAMNAVDHPHGGGNRQHPGRPTTVSRHAPPGRKVGSIAAKRTGKRR from the coding sequence ATGGGAAAACGATTAATAATTCAGAGGCGGGGAAGAGGAACCCCCACCTACCGCAGTGCATCACACCGCTTCAAAGGAAAAATACAGTACCGTTCATATGATGATATTGAGAAAAATGGCGCTCTAAACGGGGTTGTAGTGGACATTCTCCACGACCCGGGTAGAACTGCCCCGGTGGCCAAGGTCAAGTTCGAAAATGGAGAACAGAAACTTATACTGGCCCCGGAAAGTATTGCCATCAATGATGAAATAGCATGCGGAATATCCGCACCAATAAAACCAGGAAACTCACTACCCCTGGGAGAAATCCCAGAAGGAACACCAGTGTACAACCTGGAAAACAACCCTGGAGACGGAGGAAGATTCGTCCGATCCTCAGGTACTTACGCTTCTCTTATCACCCATGATGTGGGTAAAGCCATTGTGGAACTTCCCTCCGGGGAATTAAAGGCTTTCAACCCCCAGTGCAGAGCCACCATCGGTGTGGTTGCCGGGGGAGGTAGGAAAGAAAAACCATTCCTCAAAGCAGGAAACCGACACTACGCTGCAAAAGCCAAGGGTAAAAAGAGCATGGGAGTTCGTGGTGTTGCCATGAACGCAGTAGACCACCCCCACGGTGGTGGAAACCGCCAGCACCCAGGACGACCTACCACAGTCTCCAGGCATGCCCCACCAGGAAGAAAAGTGGGTTCCATTGCAGCTAAGAGAACAGGAAAGAGGAGATAA
- a CDS encoding 50S ribosomal protein L6, protein MALAAVLREEIPVPEGVDVTIDQAVTVKGPKGELSRRFKQGNITLKLDDGLVILETRFPKKKDKAMLGTIKSHITNMIIGLTEGFTYKMKIVYAHFPMTVKAAKDKVLIENFLGERHPRTAKIVGSAQVKIQGDEVIVTGVNKEDVGQTMANLEQATKIKGRDPRVFQDGIYLVAKE, encoded by the coding sequence ATGGCTTTAGCAGCGGTTTTAAGGGAAGAAATCCCCGTCCCAGAAGGCGTGGATGTCACCATAGACCAGGCAGTAACAGTTAAAGGACCCAAAGGAGAACTTTCACGCAGGTTCAAACAGGGAAACATCACCCTGAAACTGGATGATGGTCTGGTAATACTGGAAACTCGATTCCCTAAAAAGAAAGATAAGGCTATGCTGGGCACCATCAAATCCCACATAACCAACATGATCATCGGATTAACCGAAGGATTCACCTACAAGATGAAAATAGTTTACGCTCACTTTCCCATGACTGTGAAAGCAGCCAAGGATAAAGTTCTCATAGAAAACTTCCTGGGGGAAAGACACCCTCGTACTGCCAAAATAGTGGGCAGTGCACAGGTTAAGATTCAAGGTGACGAAGTTATCGTTACCGGTGTAAACAAGGAAGATGTGGGCCAGACCATGGCCAACCTTGAACAGGCAACAAAAATCAAGGGAAGAGACCCCAGGGTGTTCCAGGACGGAATATACCTGGTGGCTAAGGAGTGA
- a CDS encoding 50S ribosomal protein L14, translating into MKAITSKVSKSLPIGARLQCVDNTGAREVEIVSVKGYKGVRRRLGSAGVGDMVVITVKKGTVDMRREVTTAVVVRQKKEFRRADGLRVKFEDNAAVIVSPEGVLKGSEIRGPVAKEAADRWPSVGSAASIIV; encoded by the coding sequence ATGAAAGCCATCACATCCAAAGTTAGCAAATCACTACCCATAGGCGCCCGCCTGCAGTGTGTTGACAATACTGGAGCCCGTGAAGTGGAAATAGTATCAGTAAAAGGATACAAAGGTGTCAGAAGAAGGCTCGGCAGTGCTGGTGTAGGGGACATGGTGGTTATCACCGTTAAAAAAGGAACTGTGGACATGCGTCGTGAAGTCACCACTGCAGTAGTGGTACGACAGAAAAAAGAATTCCGCAGGGCAGACGGACTCCGAGTAAAATTCGAGGACAACGCAGCTGTAATAGTAAGTCCCGAAGGAGTGCTGAAAGGTTCTGAAATAAGGGGACCAGTGGCCAAGGAAGCTGCCGACAGATGGCCTTCAGTGGGAAGTGCTGCCAGCATTATCGTGTAG
- the rplX gene encoding 50S ribosomal protein L24 has product MSKQPRKQRKFRYQAPLHIRHKMMSVNLSPELREEHNTRSLPVRKGDTVKVRRGDFKDHEGKVEGIDLKHYRVMIEGLNVQKPDGNQVYHPVHPSNLMIVDMDLDDDERNEILERKG; this is encoded by the coding sequence ATGTCCAAACAACCAAGAAAACAGAGGAAATTCCGTTACCAGGCACCATTACACATCCGACACAAAATGATGAGTGTCAACCTCAGCCCAGAACTACGGGAAGAACACAACACACGCTCACTACCAGTACGGAAAGGAGACACTGTAAAAGTCAGAAGAGGTGACTTCAAAGATCACGAAGGTAAAGTGGAAGGCATTGACCTCAAACACTACCGGGTCATGATCGAAGGTCTCAACGTGCAAAAACCTGACGGAAATCAAGTTTACCATCCAGTACACCCATCCAACCTCATGATTGTGGATATGGATCTGGATGATGATGAAAGAAACGAAATATTAGAGAGGAAGGGATAA
- a CDS encoding 50S ribosomal protein L22, which translates to MAKLKYAYEGSGKVAKASGRSLKISPKHSVEICREIRGMYLDDAKEYLEDVIQMKRAVPFKRHNKKVGHKRGLKGWPTGRYPKKAASQILDVLVNAEANAEYQGMDTEDLKIIHISSHRGFIIRGYIPRAFGRATPFNTPTTHIQVVLGEAQSA; encoded by the coding sequence ATGGCAAAATTAAAATATGCTTACGAAGGATCGGGAAAAGTAGCCAAAGCATCTGGAAGATCTCTCAAGATATCCCCTAAACATTCAGTGGAAATCTGTCGGGAAATCAGGGGTATGTACCTTGACGATGCCAAGGAATACCTGGAAGATGTTATCCAGATGAAAAGGGCTGTACCATTCAAAAGACACAATAAAAAAGTAGGACACAAAAGAGGACTCAAAGGATGGCCTACTGGCCGCTACCCTAAAAAGGCAGCCAGTCAAATCCTGGACGTACTGGTAAATGCAGAAGCCAACGCAGAATATCAGGGTATGGACACTGAAGATCTCAAGATCATTCACATATCCAGCCACCGGGGTTTCATAATCCGAGGATACATTCCACGAGCATTCGGAAGGGCCACACCCTTCAACACCCCAACCACACACATACAGGTAGTTCTAGGGGAGGCACAGAGCGCATGA
- a CDS encoding 50S ribosomal protein L19e — protein MNLTTQKRLAADLLKVGVNRVWIDPNNLEEVSRAITREGVNKLIQDGYIKARPKKGISSYRSKKIAQQKKKGRRKGRGSIKGAKGARNPKKAAWMTTIRALRKDLKDMRDEREINRTTYRKLYRMAKGGAFRSKSYMKTYARDHDLLR, from the coding sequence ATGAATCTTACTACTCAGAAGAGACTAGCTGCAGACCTACTGAAAGTAGGTGTGAACCGGGTCTGGATAGACCCTAATAACCTGGAAGAAGTTTCCAGGGCAATAACCAGGGAAGGAGTTAACAAACTCATCCAGGACGGGTACATTAAAGCGCGACCCAAAAAGGGAATCAGCAGTTACCGATCAAAAAAGATAGCACAACAGAAGAAAAAAGGAAGAAGAAAAGGTAGAGGAAGTATCAAAGGAGCTAAAGGGGCAAGAAACCCTAAGAAAGCAGCCTGGATGACCACCATCAGGGCCCTCCGAAAAGACCTCAAGGACATGAGGGATGAGCGAGAAATTAACCGCACCACCTACCGTAAGCTATACCGAATGGCTAAAGGTGGAGCATTCCGTAGTAAATCCTACATGAAAACCTACGCCAGGGACCACGACCTTTTAAGATAA
- a CDS encoding 50S ribosomal protein L30 → MFIALRVRGRTGIKGEIADTLDMLRLTRINHAVLVPETPSYLGMLRKGKDYITWGEIDQETLTSIIEKRGRFPGRGRFTTEGLTGDYASAEELAEAILKEETTLDEAGLKPVFRLHPPRKGYNHIRKSFKEGGTLGYRGEEISQLVKKMI, encoded by the coding sequence ATGTTCATAGCACTACGAGTAAGGGGACGCACTGGAATCAAGGGCGAAATAGCAGACACCCTGGACATGCTCCGCCTTACCAGAATAAACCACGCAGTCCTGGTCCCTGAAACTCCCAGTTACCTGGGAATGCTCAGGAAAGGAAAGGACTACATAACCTGGGGTGAAATAGACCAGGAAACATTAACCAGCATCATCGAAAAACGGGGAAGATTCCCCGGAAGGGGAAGGTTCACTACCGAAGGTCTCACTGGAGACTATGCCTCAGCAGAGGAACTGGCCGAGGCCATACTCAAGGAAGAAACCACCCTGGATGAAGCTGGTCTGAAGCCTGTTTTCAGATTACACCCACCAAGAAAGGGTTACAACCACATTAGAAAAAGTTTCAAAGAAGGAGGAACACTGGGTTACCGGGGAGAAGAGATATCCCAACTCGTTAAAAAGATGATTTAA